One stretch of Acidicapsa acidisoli DNA includes these proteins:
- the copM gene encoding CopM family metallochaperone yields MAFRMRFLYLAVVPVVAVAVWTQDHAMGQMATHDTSWVALMKNMETMHVAMAALEPSGNEDVDFASLMLPHHQAAVDMAKTELLYGNDPQMRRLAQEIITDQESEIQLMQLWLSRQKVPTKVPSQLQGSGSRREK; encoded by the coding sequence ATGGCTTTCAGAATGCGGTTCTTGTATTTAGCGGTGGTTCCAGTCGTCGCGGTCGCTGTGTGGACGCAAGATCACGCGATGGGCCAGATGGCGACGCACGACACAAGCTGGGTAGCCTTGATGAAGAACATGGAAACGATGCACGTAGCCATGGCAGCCTTAGAACCATCCGGCAACGAAGATGTGGACTTCGCAAGCTTGATGCTGCCGCATCACCAAGCTGCCGTCGACATGGCGAAAACGGAACTCCTCTATGGCAATGACCCCCAGATGCGCCGGCTTGCACAGGAAATTATTACCGACCAGGAGTCCGAAATTCAGTTGATGCAGCTCTGGCTCAGCCGGCAGAAGGTCCCTACGAAGGTTCCGAGTCAACTACAAGGTTCCGGCTCACGAAGGGAAAAATAG
- a CDS encoding YncE family protein, with amino-acid sequence MRIYRSAGIRLLYLAAALALVEFAFAQQAPWGRPNIPVSTHDRVYAADQTSNTVSVIDPASNKLLGVIRLGNPVPGALSPLYAGQLLVHGLGYSPDSKTLAVVSIASNAVTLIDTATNRVKGTVYVGRSPHEAFFTVDGHELWVTVRGEDYISVIDPNQMKEIRRIELANGPGMTMFGTDGRYAFVCSSFTPELVVVETASHQVVKRISQASPFCPNIAVSPENDEVWITLKDTGKVQVFSARPPFEQLALLETGPITNHLNFANNGNGKFAYITIGGTNQVKVYQRGPSPTLVATIPVGDLPHGIWPSGDGTRIYVALENGDHAVAINTLTNKVIANIPVGQTTQALVYVPGAVPSGNGTDNLVPLGKAANTGHVRLEAAGTALPAAEASAAVNSLGLLDLLEIAAKGLASGAQYRVYLARSNHPPYGDLEPLAIFKANPDGAGIVQALGPLKALVRSGAATAGTLPQRFLIITELNDPSRVVLRQAGLSKGFK; translated from the coding sequence ATGAGAATTTATAGAAGTGCAGGCATTCGGCTCTTGTACCTCGCTGCAGCGTTAGCTCTCGTTGAGTTCGCATTCGCTCAACAGGCTCCGTGGGGACGCCCCAATATTCCAGTCTCGACCCATGATCGCGTCTACGCCGCGGACCAGACTTCAAATACCGTTTCGGTGATTGATCCCGCCAGTAACAAGTTGCTAGGGGTGATCCGTTTGGGCAATCCCGTGCCTGGGGCTTTGTCCCCGCTCTATGCAGGACAGCTTCTCGTCCACGGACTTGGCTACTCGCCGGACTCGAAGACCCTGGCGGTAGTTTCAATCGCATCGAATGCTGTGACCTTGATTGACACAGCCACGAACAGAGTGAAAGGGACTGTGTACGTCGGCCGGTCGCCTCACGAGGCGTTCTTCACGGTCGATGGTCACGAATTGTGGGTGACTGTTCGGGGCGAAGACTACATCTCTGTCATCGACCCAAATCAAATGAAGGAAATTCGCCGCATCGAATTGGCCAACGGTCCCGGCATGACCATGTTCGGAACCGACGGCAGATATGCCTTTGTATGCTCAAGCTTTACCCCCGAGCTTGTGGTGGTTGAGACGGCTTCGCATCAGGTCGTCAAGCGGATTTCCCAAGCAAGTCCTTTTTGCCCGAATATCGCAGTAAGCCCGGAAAATGACGAAGTCTGGATTACGCTGAAAGACACCGGCAAAGTGCAAGTATTCAGCGCCCGGCCGCCCTTCGAGCAGCTCGCTCTTCTCGAGACGGGACCGATCACGAATCATCTAAACTTTGCGAATAACGGCAACGGCAAATTCGCCTACATCACGATCGGTGGCACCAACCAGGTGAAGGTCTATCAGCGCGGCCCCAGTCCAACTCTGGTCGCCACTATTCCGGTCGGGGATTTGCCTCACGGCATTTGGCCTTCCGGTGATGGGACCCGAATTTACGTCGCTTTGGAAAATGGCGACCACGCGGTAGCGATCAATACATTGACGAACAAGGTGATCGCCAACATCCCCGTCGGTCAGACGACTCAGGCTCTCGTTTATGTTCCAGGAGCAGTTCCATCGGGTAACGGCACGGATAACCTCGTCCCGCTCGGGAAAGCGGCCAACACCGGGCACGTCCGTTTGGAGGCTGCAGGAACGGCATTGCCAGCGGCAGAAGCGTCAGCGGCAGTCAACTCGCTGGGCCTTCTCGATCTTCTTGAGATTGCCGCGAAGGGACTGGCCTCCGGCGCTCAGTATCGGGTGTATCTTGCGCGGTCCAATCATCCCCCTTATGGGGATCTCGAACCATTGGCAATCTTCAAGGCAAATCCCGATGGCGCAGGAATCGTTCAGGCGCTCGGGCCGCTCAAAGCGCTCGTTCGCTCCGGCGCAGCTACCGCTGGAACGCTTCCACAGAGATTCCTGATCATTACCGAACTCAACGATCCATCGCGAGTCGTGCTCCGGCAGGCCGGTTTATCGAAGGGGTTCAAGTGA
- a CDS encoding SDR family NAD(P)-dependent oxidoreductase, whose protein sequence is MSKVWLVTGSASGLGREIAEAVLASGDRLLATARDPQLLDDFVERYGEQVSTASLDVSNETAAKAAVAKAVDVFGQLDVLVNNAGYGDTAPFEQLTSERFRALIETNFFGVVSMTRAAIPIMRQQKSGCILQISSVGGRLATPGSASYHAAKWAVGGFTEAVALEVASFGVKVCALEPGGMRTNWGNRAVADVPDLLPEYEPSVGALVRTLATYWGHETSDPAKVAQVILHLATKEGLPPHLLLGSDAVQYARAADDKRASDARAWLDVSVSTDAEGVHEQPGLQL, encoded by the coding sequence ATGTCCAAAGTATGGTTGGTAACAGGAAGCGCAAGTGGTTTGGGCCGCGAAATCGCAGAGGCAGTTCTTGCATCTGGTGATCGCCTGCTGGCAACGGCTCGCGATCCGCAGCTATTGGACGATTTTGTCGAGCGATATGGCGAACAAGTGTCTACGGCCTCTCTGGATGTTTCCAATGAGACCGCTGCGAAGGCCGCAGTCGCCAAGGCTGTAGATGTCTTCGGGCAGTTAGATGTTTTGGTCAACAATGCCGGATATGGAGACACGGCCCCCTTTGAGCAGCTGACTTCAGAGAGATTCCGCGCCTTGATTGAGACGAACTTCTTTGGAGTCGTTTCCATGACGCGAGCTGCCATTCCAATCATGCGTCAGCAAAAGAGTGGATGCATTCTCCAGATCTCATCGGTCGGCGGCCGGCTTGCGACCCCGGGAAGCGCCTCCTATCATGCCGCGAAATGGGCCGTAGGCGGCTTCACCGAAGCCGTTGCGTTGGAGGTTGCATCCTTCGGAGTAAAGGTATGCGCTCTGGAACCGGGCGGCATGCGGACCAACTGGGGCAATCGCGCAGTTGCGGATGTCCCTGATCTTTTGCCGGAGTATGAGCCGTCCGTCGGCGCGTTGGTTAGAACGCTTGCAACGTATTGGGGACATGAGACGAGTGACCCTGCAAAGGTCGCTCAGGTCATCCTGCATCTCGCCACCAAAGAGGGGCTTCCTCCTCACCTGCTGCTCGGCAGCGACGCTGTGCAGTATGCCCGGGCTGCCGACGACAAGCGGGCGTCTGACGCTAGGGCGTGGCTTGACGTCAGCGTTTCAACTGACGCAGAGGGTGTGCATGAACAGCCCGGTTTGCAACTCTGA
- a CDS encoding cytochrome P460 family protein yields the protein MPGGLSFSEFKGFEDWSVIAVSQNGPNISAILGNPTVIDAFKCGIPGNGKPFPDGSKMAKVHCIPTKDVTETGGPLVPSGLRDIEFMLKDSKRFRDSHGWGYGDFHCEASSNSSIAGDLEISKTNRRRGTMQNAGLPAMSPCRIETMSSLTMGHVDAS from the coding sequence GTGCCGGGCGGTCTTTCGTTTTCCGAGTTCAAGGGATTCGAAGATTGGTCGGTGATCGCGGTTAGCCAGAATGGACCAAATATCTCTGCGATTCTTGGAAATCCGACGGTCATAGACGCCTTCAAGTGCGGGATTCCCGGCAATGGCAAGCCTTTCCCTGACGGCTCCAAGATGGCAAAGGTGCACTGTATACCGACGAAGGACGTGACGGAGACGGGCGGACCACTTGTGCCGAGTGGCTTGCGGGACATTGAGTTCATGTTGAAGGACAGCAAGAGATTCAGAGACAGCCACGGGTGGGGCTATGGCGATTTTCATTGCGAGGCATCATCCAATAGCTCAATAGCTGGCGACCTGGAGATCTCCAAGACAAACCGCCGCAGGGGAACAATGCAAAATGCGGGGCTGCCTGCCATGAGTCCGTGCCGGATCGAAACTATGTCTTCACTCACTATGGGCCACGTTGATGCAAGTTGA
- a CDS encoding HNH endonuclease: protein MKKGVQTAICCPCGNEKILALGLCATCYTLKRQDAEYFGGLREQVLERDGHACRVCGDPDPGVHHREPGKSVLHLMIALCAGCHAKVHRTKVVLTEFPPLLLILWREQHPQGHEQTYLDFNVLSPPAQRVPLNFEPAQKD, encoded by the coding sequence TTGAAGAAAGGGGTCCAGACCGCAATTTGCTGTCCCTGCGGGAACGAGAAGATCCTCGCCCTGGGCCTCTGCGCGACCTGCTACACGCTGAAACGGCAGGATGCCGAGTATTTCGGCGGCCTGCGAGAACAAGTCCTAGAGCGCGATGGACACGCCTGTAGGGTGTGCGGCGATCCCGATCCAGGAGTGCATCATCGGGAGCCGGGCAAATCTGTGCTGCATCTGATGATCGCTCTCTGTGCCGGATGTCACGCGAAGGTCCACCGGACGAAGGTTGTCCTTACGGAGTTTCCGCCGCTTCTGCTGATATTGTGGCGGGAACAGCACCCCCAAGGCCACGAACAGACGTATCTTGATTTCAACGTTCTTAGTCCACCGGCTCAACGTGTGCCACTGAACTTTGAGCCCGCTCAGAAAGATTGA
- a CDS encoding SNF2-related protein, with amino-acid sequence MEVIDNVNRFLGDDLKRSITPNARVAIAASSFSIYAFEALKRELESIESLQFIFTTPTFVPSEVTDKARREVREFHIPLPSREKGFFGTDFELRLKNKLTQRAIAKECADWIRRRAQFRSNRSGAPMQQFVCVKSTEEAVYMPLHGFTAVDLGYQQGNAVSNFISRIDEPTATRSFIELFDQIWKDVDKVADVTDLICDHIASVYQENSPQRIYFLMLYSIFSEFLEDISADVLPNERTGYQNSVIWQKLYHFQKDAATGIINKLETFNGCILADSVGLGKTFTALAVIKYYELRNKSVLVLCPKKLADNWLTYKGNLKNNPLLKDRLCFDVLCHTDLLRDRGESLGLKLNRVNWSNYDLVVIDESHNFRNDDAFKDRETRYQYLMNKVIKQGVRTKVLMLSATPVNNRFNDLKNQLALAYEGEPETLSSKLKATRNVDQIFRRAQAAFNAWSKLPADERTPQAILATLDFDFFELLDSVTIARSRRHITTFYDTTEIGEFPTRRKPLSFHSPLTHRQDVIGFNEIFLNLTTLKLGVYTPVSYILPSRLSLYEDLYDTEVSSGGGKLKQIDREKSL; translated from the coding sequence ATGGAAGTCATCGATAATGTAAATCGCTTCCTCGGGGACGACCTAAAGCGGTCGATTACTCCAAACGCCAGAGTCGCCATTGCTGCATCGAGCTTCTCGATCTATGCCTTTGAGGCACTCAAGCGAGAACTTGAATCCATAGAGTCTCTACAGTTCATCTTCACGACCCCCACCTTCGTTCCGAGTGAAGTCACGGACAAGGCACGCCGAGAAGTGCGAGAGTTTCATATTCCTCTGCCTTCAAGAGAAAAGGGATTCTTCGGAACCGACTTCGAGCTTCGCCTAAAGAACAAGCTCACCCAGCGTGCAATCGCTAAAGAGTGTGCGGACTGGATTCGACGGAGGGCTCAATTCCGTTCCAATCGGAGCGGCGCCCCCATGCAGCAATTCGTGTGTGTGAAGTCTACGGAAGAAGCTGTGTATATGCCCTTGCACGGATTCACCGCCGTTGATCTCGGGTATCAACAAGGGAATGCGGTCTCCAACTTCATCAGCCGCATCGATGAGCCCACGGCAACCCGGAGCTTCATTGAACTCTTCGATCAGATTTGGAAGGACGTAGACAAGGTGGCTGATGTCACCGACCTAATCTGTGACCACATCGCCTCGGTCTACCAGGAGAACTCGCCACAGCGTATTTACTTCTTGATGCTTTATAGCATCTTTAGTGAATTTCTGGAGGACATCAGCGCAGACGTCCTGCCAAACGAGCGTACCGGCTACCAGAACAGCGTCATCTGGCAAAAGCTCTATCACTTCCAGAAGGACGCCGCGACCGGAATCATTAATAAACTGGAAACCTTCAACGGTTGCATCCTAGCTGACAGCGTGGGTCTAGGCAAGACGTTTACGGCCTTGGCCGTCATTAAATACTACGAGCTTCGCAACAAATCGGTGCTGGTCCTGTGTCCTAAGAAGCTTGCCGACAACTGGCTAACGTACAAGGGCAATCTGAAGAACAACCCGCTACTGAAGGATCGTCTTTGCTTTGACGTTCTGTGCCATACCGATCTCCTCCGGGATCGCGGAGAGTCGCTAGGGCTCAAATTGAATCGCGTGAACTGGAGCAACTACGATCTGGTCGTCATCGACGAGTCGCACAACTTCCGCAACGACGACGCATTCAAAGATCGTGAAACCCGCTACCAGTACCTGATGAATAAGGTCATCAAGCAGGGCGTTCGCACGAAGGTGCTCATGCTGTCGGCCACGCCGGTCAACAACCGATTTAATGATCTGAAGAACCAGCTTGCTCTCGCCTATGAGGGTGAGCCAGAAACCCTCAGCTCAAAGCTGAAGGCGACCAGAAACGTTGACCAGATCTTCCGTCGTGCACAAGCTGCGTTCAATGCCTGGTCGAAATTGCCAGCGGACGAGCGCACGCCACAGGCGATTCTCGCCACTTTAGACTTCGATTTCTTCGAGCTCTTGGACTCGGTGACAATCGCTCGTTCTCGTCGCCATATCACGACGTTCTATGACACGACTGAAATTGGAGAGTTCCCAACCCGCCGCAAGCCGTTATCCTTCCACTCGCCACTCACTCATCGGCAGGATGTGATCGGCTTCAACGAGATTTTCCTAAATCTGACGACCTTGAAGCTGGGCGTCTACACGCCTGTGAGCTACATCCTGCCGAGTCGTCTGTCTCTTTACGAAGACCTATACGATACCGAGGTGAGCAGTGGCGGTGGAAAGCTGAAACAGATCGACCGTGAGAAGAGCTTGTGA
- a CDS encoding toxin-antitoxin system HicB family antitoxin — protein sequence MATEARKTAIPKFPLRLMPSVRRTAEVFSEKEGVSLNQFINVAVAEKLAHLEHEEWMRNRKKPTKELAARALILLDKAGSNPVESGDELPKGYRAKRR from the coding sequence ATGGCGACTGAAGCGCGTAAGACCGCAATTCCGAAGTTTCCGCTGCGGCTGATGCCGTCGGTGCGGCGAACCGCAGAGGTGTTTTCAGAAAAAGAGGGCGTCTCGTTGAACCAGTTCATCAATGTCGCGGTCGCTGAGAAGCTGGCGCACCTGGAACACGAGGAATGGATGCGAAACCGCAAAAAGCCGACGAAGGAACTTGCTGCTAGAGCATTGATCCTGCTCGATAAAGCTGGCAGCAATCCCGTGGAATCGGGAGACGAATTGCCTAAGGGCTACCGGGCTAAGCGCCGCTGA
- a CDS encoding putative toxin-antitoxin system toxin component, PIN family, which yields MNAFGRALREGTARRGGCRKTAARSPAGAGRKRPLLNLRFVWHHGWYHAFVRIVLDTASFVTAVRSSDGAAGEVLRMIFREELVPLMDLKLGLEYRDVALRSEHVRASALSKREILELIEAMEAFAEPVKVVMKPRPLSPDPSDDMVLDVAINGRAEALVTNNTKHFAGAGKRFGIPVLSPAELLEKMREGN from the coding sequence ATGAATGCTTTTGGGAGGGCGTTGCGGGAAGGAACGGCCCGCAGAGGAGGGTGTCGGAAGACGGCAGCCCGATCGCCGGCTGGAGCAGGGAGGAAACGTCCTCTCTTAAATCTGCGCTTTGTGTGGCATCATGGGTGGTATCATGCCTTTGTGAGAATTGTGCTCGATACGGCATCGTTCGTGACGGCTGTTCGGTCGAGCGATGGGGCTGCGGGAGAAGTGTTGCGGATGATATTTCGTGAAGAGCTCGTGCCTCTGATGGACCTCAAGCTGGGCTTGGAATATCGGGATGTCGCACTTCGTTCGGAACACGTTAGAGCGTCGGCGTTGAGCAAGCGAGAGATTTTGGAGTTGATCGAAGCAATGGAAGCCTTCGCGGAGCCGGTAAAAGTCGTGATGAAGCCCCGGCCCTTGTCCCCCGATCCGAGCGACGACATGGTTTTGGATGTTGCGATCAACGGACGGGCAGAGGCGCTGGTTACGAACAACACGAAGCATTTTGCAGGGGCAGGGAAGAGGTTTGGAATTCCGGTGCTTTCCCCGGCAGAATTGTTAGAGAAGATGAGGGAGGGGAACTGA
- a CDS encoding zinc-dependent alcohol dehydrogenase family protein has product MKSWQLKKSGNENLHLIESPTPQPQAGQILVRTKAVSLNYRDKLVIEDKYPVPMLYPLVLGSDLAGEVVAVGSEVSRLKAGDQVISLFRPKWLRGVPSPEAMRENLGGPLPGVLAEYVLLSDQGALVYPDYLTPAEASTLPVAAITAWVALFKHGNLKPGETVLLQGSGGVSLFALQLAVAHGARVLVTSRSPGKIARLKQLGAAEVIDTSTNATWDEVVLELTHGRGVDHVLEVIGGDAVPMSIQAAAWGGHIALIGIMDRPTTTFSILAAMAKNLRLQGVSVGSRDDMEELLAFVENHRISPIIDARYSFNALPDAVDHLDRGPFGKVVVEINDVTGTGRSHKLA; this is encoded by the coding sequence ATGAAGAGCTGGCAGTTGAAGAAAAGCGGAAACGAAAACCTTCACCTAATCGAGAGTCCGACGCCCCAGCCGCAGGCTGGCCAGATTCTCGTTCGCACCAAGGCCGTATCACTGAACTATCGCGATAAGCTCGTGATTGAAGACAAATATCCCGTGCCCATGTTATATCCTCTGGTGCTTGGATCGGACCTGGCGGGCGAAGTTGTCGCGGTCGGTTCCGAAGTATCTCGCCTCAAAGCGGGCGACCAAGTGATTTCCCTCTTTAGGCCGAAGTGGCTCCGTGGAGTGCCTTCGCCCGAGGCGATGCGCGAAAACCTCGGGGGCCCACTTCCGGGCGTGCTCGCCGAGTATGTCTTGCTCTCTGACCAAGGCGCGCTCGTCTATCCCGACTATCTGACACCGGCGGAAGCATCGACCCTGCCGGTGGCTGCAATTACTGCTTGGGTAGCGTTGTTCAAGCACGGCAATCTGAAGCCGGGAGAGACGGTTCTGCTTCAGGGAAGCGGCGGTGTCTCCCTGTTCGCTCTGCAATTGGCGGTGGCACATGGGGCTCGCGTGTTGGTGACTTCCAGAAGCCCAGGCAAGATTGCGCGCCTGAAACAATTGGGAGCGGCAGAGGTTATCGATACGAGTACGAACGCAACGTGGGATGAGGTCGTACTCGAGCTCACCCATGGACGCGGTGTCGACCACGTCCTCGAAGTCATCGGAGGGGACGCTGTACCCATGTCCATTCAGGCAGCAGCATGGGGAGGACATATTGCCTTGATCGGCATCATGGATCGTCCTACTACGACATTTTCGATTCTGGCCGCGATGGCCAAAAATTTACGACTTCAGGGCGTTAGCGTCGGCTCGCGAGACGACATGGAAGAGTTGCTGGCATTTGTTGAAAACCATCGAATCTCACCGATCATCGATGCCAGATACAGTTTCAACGCACTACCCGATGCCGTCGATCACCTCGATCGCGGTCCATTTGGCAAGGTCGTCGTAGAAATCAACGACGTGACAGGCACGGGCAGATCTCACAAACTTGCCTAG
- a CDS encoding efflux transporter outer membrane subunit — protein sequence MLNRKSILATVLLLGLTACSVGPRYKQPTLALPQQFTAPDTASIGVSPHADASDPEFWHSFNDPELSSLVQRALTANNDLRAALAHYDSANALLREAKFDRYPTVTMSTNVGRQKFSSFQAFGYPRNNRFFNPEINASWELDFFGRVRHNIEAQRQRTLADASDLAAMQVTVVGDVASTYIDLRGRQELLRVALENVENQQETVRLVNATYSAGRGTQFDTARARALLETTTSRIPELLAAIALDEHRLAVLCGLSPDALVSELEVARPLPALPGSINPGTPADLVRRRPDVSASEERLHAATEQIGIATADLFPRVNFAGLIGLNEFHGDTPFDGVSAVNLAELNIDWSFLDRGRVRARIAASRADGDAQLVQYQQSVLLALEDVENALVSYARSQDRDVQLQLAAKDSKRAADLASVRFKNGATGLLDLLDAQRVELQAEDAYAESHSNSALSAVLLYKSLAGGWPQTLPPAAKGGRP from the coding sequence ATGCTTAATCGCAAATCAATTCTAGCGACAGTGCTCTTGCTTGGGCTTACAGCATGTTCCGTTGGTCCCCGTTACAAACAGCCAACGCTCGCACTTCCGCAACAGTTCACCGCCCCAGATACGGCAAGCATTGGTGTCAGCCCCCATGCGGACGCGAGCGATCCAGAGTTCTGGCATAGTTTCAATGACCCAGAACTCAGCTCGCTTGTGCAGCGTGCGCTTACCGCAAATAACGATCTGCGCGCCGCGCTGGCCCATTACGACAGCGCCAATGCCTTATTGCGTGAAGCAAAATTCGACCGCTATCCCACGGTAACGATGAGCACGAACGTCGGAAGACAGAAGTTCAGCTCTTTTCAGGCGTTTGGCTATCCGCGGAATAATCGCTTTTTCAACCCAGAGATCAATGCAAGTTGGGAGCTCGATTTTTTTGGTCGCGTTCGTCACAACATAGAGGCACAACGCCAGCGGACTCTTGCGGATGCAAGTGATCTTGCTGCGATGCAGGTTACCGTGGTTGGAGACGTGGCAAGCACTTATATAGACCTCCGTGGACGGCAGGAACTTCTTCGGGTAGCGCTGGAGAACGTTGAGAACCAGCAGGAGACAGTACGGCTAGTTAATGCGACTTACTCAGCCGGTAGAGGGACACAGTTCGATACGGCCAGAGCACGCGCTCTTCTTGAGACAACGACCTCGCGCATTCCGGAACTGCTCGCTGCGATCGCACTCGATGAACATCGCCTTGCCGTGCTATGCGGGCTTTCCCCAGATGCTCTCGTCTCTGAGCTTGAAGTGGCGAGGCCACTCCCCGCCCTTCCTGGGAGTATCAATCCCGGAACACCAGCTGATCTTGTACGCCGTCGCCCCGACGTAAGCGCGTCGGAGGAACGCCTGCATGCCGCAACGGAACAGATCGGTATTGCCACGGCGGACCTTTTCCCGCGTGTCAACTTCGCGGGCCTTATTGGGCTGAACGAGTTTCATGGGGATACGCCATTTGACGGAGTCAGCGCTGTGAATCTGGCGGAATTGAACATCGATTGGTCTTTTCTCGACCGAGGAAGAGTTCGCGCTCGAATCGCCGCAAGCCGAGCCGATGGCGATGCACAACTTGTCCAGTATCAGCAATCGGTTCTCCTGGCTCTCGAGGATGTGGAGAACGCTCTTGTGAGTTATGCGAGGTCGCAGGACCGTGACGTTCAACTCCAGCTCGCGGCCAAGGATAGTAAACGTGCAGCCGATCTCGCCAGTGTTCGTTTCAAGAATGGAGCGACCGGCTTACTGGACCTGCTGGACGCACAGAGAGTTGAACTGCAGGCCGAAGATGCTTATGCGGAAAGCCATTCCAACAGCGCCCTTTCTGCCGTTCTACTCTACAAATCGCTTGCTGGCGGTTGGCCGCAAACTCTTCCTCCGGCTGCGAAAGGCGGAAGACCCTGA